One Bos taurus isolate L1 Dominette 01449 registration number 42190680 breed Hereford chromosome 14, ARS-UCD2.0, whole genome shotgun sequence genomic region harbors:
- the SGK3 gene encoding serine/threonine-protein kinase Sgk3 isoform X3, which translates to MALKIPAKRIFGDNFDPDFIKQRRAGLNEFIQNLVRHPELYNHPDVRAFLQMDSPKHQSDPSEDEDERSTQKLLSTSQNINLGPSGNPHAKPTDFDFLKVIGKGSFGKVLLAKRKLDGKFYAVKVLQKKIVLNRKEQKHIMAERNVLLKNVKHPFLVGLHYSFQTTEKLYFVLDFVNGGELFFHLQRERSFPEHRARFYAAEIASALGYLHSIKIVYRDLKPENILLDSIGHVVLTDFGLCKEGIAISDTTTTFCGTPEYLAPEVIRKQPYDNTVDWWCLGAVLYEMLYGLPPFYCRDVAEMYDNILHKPLNLRPGVSLTAWSILEELLEKDRQNRLGAKEDFLEIQNHPFFESLSWTDLVQKKIPPPFNPNVVGPDDIRNFDAVFTEETVPYSVCVSSDYSIVNASVLEADDAFVGFSYAPPSEDLFL; encoded by the exons ATTTTATTAAACAGAGAAGAGCAGGACTGAATGAATTCATTCAGAACTTAGTTAGGCATCCAGAGCTTTACAACCA tccAGATGTCAGAGCATTCCTTCAAATGGACAGTCCAAAACATCAGTCAGATCCATCTGaggatgaggatgaaagaagTACTCAGAAG CTACTCTCTACCTCACAGAACATCAACCTGGGACCATCTGGAAATCCTCA tgcTAAACCAACAGACTTTGATTTCTTAAAAGTTATTGGAAAAGGCAGCTTTGGCAAG GTTCTTCTTGCAAAACGGAAACTGGATGGAAAATTTTATGCTGTCAAAGTGTTACAGAAAAAGATAGTTCTCAATAGAAAAGAG caaaaacacATTATGGCTGAACGAAATGTGCTCTTGAAAAATGTGAAACATCCGTTTTTGGTTGGATTACATTATTCTTTCCAAACAACTGAAAAGCTTTATTTTGTTCTGGATTTTGTTAATGGAGGAGAG CTGTTTTTTCACTTACAAAGAGAGCGGTCCTTTCCTGAACACAGAGCTCGGTTTTATGCTGCTGAGATTGCCAGTGCATTGGGTTACTTGCACTCCATCAAAATAGTGTACAG AGACTTGAAACCAGAAAATATTCTCTTGGATTCAATA GGACATGTCGTCTTAACAGATTTTGGGCTTTGTAAAGAAGGAATTGCTATTTCTGACACCACAACAACATTTTGTGGGACACCAGAG TATCTAGCACCTGAAGTAATCAGAAAACAGCCCTATGACAACACTGTGGATTGGTGGTGCCTTGGTGCTGTTCTGTATGAGATGCTCTATGGATTG cctcCTTTTTATTGCCGAGACGTGGCTGAAATGTACGACAATATTCTTCACAAGCCTCTAAATTTGAGGCCAGGAGTGAGCCTCACTGCCTGGTCCATTCTGGAAGAACTCCTAGAAAAAGACAGGCAAAATCGACTCGGTGCCAAAGAAGACTTT CTTGAGATTCAGAATCATCCCTTTTTTGAGTCACTTAGCTGGACTGATCTTGTGCAGAAGAAGATTCCACCACCATTTAATCCTAACGTG GTGGGACCGGATGATATCAGGAACTTTGATGCAGTGTTTACAGAAGAAACAGTTCCGTATTCTGTCTGTGTGTCTTCTGACTATTCCATAGTGAACGCCAGCGTACTCGAGGCAGATGATGCCTTTGTTGGTTTCTCTTACGCGCCTCCTTCAGAAGACTTATTTTTGTGA